A genome region from Natronosalvus rutilus includes the following:
- a CDS encoding PHP-associated domain-containing protein, producing the protein MSDGEQVRVDLHVKVLNERVIENARRAGIDVLVYAPHFTRLPEIRERASTYSTDDVTVVPAREVFTGSWNDRKHVLAIGLEEPVPDFITLEGAMAELERQEAAVLAPHPEYLTVSLTEDDIRRFQNGIDAVEIFNPKHLPTHNRRASDLADRLDLAPFTSSYAHLSSSVGAAYVAFERTIESEADLVSALKADAPRRVVYANGLRRWRTTAAELAHLAYENTWKKVDRLYLSGTEPTHPNHVFYDGRFDDVSVY; encoded by the coding sequence GTGAGCGACGGAGAGCAGGTCCGGGTCGACCTCCACGTGAAGGTGTTGAACGAGCGGGTAATCGAGAACGCCCGCCGGGCGGGAATCGACGTGCTCGTTTACGCCCCCCACTTCACTCGCCTCCCCGAGATTCGGGAACGAGCGAGCACGTACAGTACCGACGACGTGACCGTCGTCCCCGCACGCGAGGTGTTCACCGGCTCCTGGAACGACCGAAAGCACGTCCTCGCGATCGGCCTCGAAGAGCCCGTTCCCGATTTCATCACCCTCGAGGGGGCGATGGCGGAACTCGAACGACAGGAGGCCGCAGTGCTGGCGCCACATCCCGAGTACCTGACGGTGTCGCTAACGGAAGACGACATCCGGCGCTTTCAGAACGGTATCGACGCCGTCGAAATCTTCAATCCGAAACACCTCCCCACGCACAACCGCCGAGCGAGCGACCTGGCCGACCGTCTCGACCTCGCCCCGTTTACCTCGTCGTACGCCCACCTCTCGAGTTCGGTCGGCGCAGCCTACGTCGCGTTCGAGCGGACGATCGAATCCGAGGCCGACCTCGTCTCGGCGCTCAAAGCCGACGCCCCCCGACGGGTCGTCTACGCCAACGGCCTCCGGCGCTGGCGGACGACGGCGGCCGAACTGGCTCACCTCGCCTACGAGAACACCTGGAAGAAGGTCGATCGGCTGTACCTCTCTGGTACGGAGCCGACCCACCCGAATCACGTCTTCTACGACGGCCGGTTCGACGATGTCTCGGTCTACTGA
- a CDS encoding Mut7-C RNAse domain-containing protein has product MTDRLLVDGMCGGIVAYCRMCGHDTLYAGDRDLEDDARLLDVAAAEDRTVVTRDVDLAGRSERAILLESRDTDEQLRTLHDRGVDLTLPDEPRRCGRCNGPIERVPETETTDTPPYAPDPNEVAVWACRDCGQHFWKGSHWDRVRRTLETVRSRESRDERGLEGNKNDHTGDEISPIGDQSEPAGDENRSDQ; this is encoded by the coding sequence GTGACCGACCGACTCCTCGTCGACGGCATGTGCGGCGGCATCGTCGCTTACTGCCGGATGTGCGGCCACGACACGCTGTACGCGGGTGACCGTGACCTCGAGGACGACGCCCGACTCCTCGACGTCGCCGCCGCTGAGGATCGAACGGTCGTCACGAGAGACGTCGACCTGGCCGGCCGAAGCGAACGTGCCATCCTGCTTGAATCCCGCGATACGGACGAGCAACTGCGAACCCTCCACGACCGCGGGGTCGACCTGACGCTCCCCGACGAACCGCGACGATGTGGCCGGTGTAACGGCCCGATCGAGCGGGTTCCCGAAACGGAGACGACCGACACGCCGCCGTACGCGCCCGACCCGAACGAGGTGGCGGTGTGGGCCTGTCGCGACTGTGGCCAGCACTTCTGGAAAGGGAGCCACTGGGATCGGGTTCGGCGGACGCTCGAGACGGTGCGAAGCAGAGAATCGAGGGACGAACGCGGCCTTGAGGGCAATAAAAACGACCATACGGGTGACGAAATCAGCCCTATAGGTGACCAGAGCGAGCCCGCGGGTGACGAAAACAGGAGCGATCAGTAG